One genomic region from Nilaparvata lugens isolate BPH chromosome 3, ASM1435652v1, whole genome shotgun sequence encodes:
- the LOC111047523 gene encoding protein stum, which produces MKKKSKDGCCKGALKAIFCCGCCCKKKKKSSQSESKCCMKCKSCMRTCTGKCKSGLMSCWRAICCLNRGCCQKIRDKCCCTAAGCCLPGGCCGRALMPGETRPDPKRQSTKSQHVSRKRDQDLPKLDISLVEQPPSMMRGAIPVLPIPLAWLCLFLNIFIPGSGTFFSGVFCLCFGKARFSVKDNRNTRLGCFCVNVIVALSQAFTIVFCLVGWGWSIWWGVMMVRFAKKHKRIQQAENQAATSSQPNAVDPEAGVVRH; this is translated from the exons atgaagaagaagtCGAAGGACGGCTGCTGCAAAGGCGCACTGAAGGCGATCTTCTGCTGCGGCTGCTGctgcaagaagaagaagaagtcgtCGCAGAGCGAGAGCAAGTGCTGCATGAAGTGCAAGAGCTGCATGCGGACGTGCACGGGCAAGTGCAAGAGTGGCCTGATGAGCTGTTGGCGAGCGATTTGCTGCCTGAACCGCGGCTGCTGCCAGAAGATCAGAGACAAGTGCTGCTGCACGGCTGCTGGGTGCTGCCTGCCTGGTGGGTGCTGCGGGCGCGCTCTCATGCCCGGTGAGACCAGGCCCGACCCCAAGCGGCAGAGCACCAAGAGCCAGCACGTATCCAGGAAGCGCGAT CAAGATCTGCCAAAGCTGGACATTTCGCTGGTGGAGCAGCCGCCCTCCATGATGAGAGGAGCTATACCTGTGCTTCCAATTCCTCTCGCCTGGCTTTGTCTTTTCCTCAATATTTTCATCCCAGGATCAG GTACATTTTTCAGCGGAGTATTCTGCCTGTGCTTCGGCAAGGCTCGGTTCTCGGTGAAGGACAACCGGAACACGCGCCTCGGCTGCTTCTGCGTGAACGTGATCGTGGCGCTGAGCCAGGCGTTCACCATCGTCTTCTGCCTCGTTGGCTGGGGGTGGAGCATCTGGTGGGGGGTCATGATGGTCAGGTTTGCTA AAAAGCATAAAAGGATCCAGCAAGCAGAAAATCAGGCGGCCACATCTTCGCAGCCGAACGCAGTCGATCCTGAGGCTGGAGTGGTTCGccattag